In the genome of Dermacentor andersoni chromosome 3, qqDerAnde1_hic_scaffold, whole genome shotgun sequence, one region contains:
- the LOC129387136 gene encoding uncharacterized protein, giving the protein MILASSILLILMLVLFVCVVGYRGRHSEWIFWRPGRPAASASTLVVSAQASLCGGDPTASTLVVPALTIESAGVVADSDRLSTGVTDTPLAAQPHEGRESWQGSMMEMSTQAPSMSELRGLGGTLIEPFERPVLSKEQVYAKYPHLAGLSSPTSQRSVQVAGHSESPVSEGASDEVRNSLQMSFFEEGNGIDLNGTNRSAARTKT; this is encoded by the exons ATGATTTTGGCCTCAAGCATCCTCCTCATCCTCATGCTTGTTCTCTTCGTGTGCGTCGTGGGATATCg TGGTCGGCACTCGGAGTGGATCTTCTGGAGACCCGGACGTCCTGCAGCGTCGGCCTCCACCCTCGTCGTGTCCGCCCAGGCGAGCTTGTGTGGCGGTGACCCCACGGCTAGCACCTTGGTCGTGCCCGCTCTGACCATCGAGTCGGCTGGCGTGGTCGCCGATAGTGACCGGCTCAGCACGGGCGTCACTGACACTCCACTCGCCGCGCAACCCCACGAAGGACGCGAATCCTGGCAA GGCTCCATGATGGAGATGAGCACCCAAGCCCCAAGCATGAGCGAACTACGGGGCCTGGGCGGCACGCTGATCGAACCATTCGAGCGTCCCGTGCTCAGCAAGGAGCAAGTGTACGCCAAGTATCCGCACCTTGCCGGATTGTCCTCGCCCACGTCCCAGCGATCAGTGCAGGTCGCCGGCCATAGCGAGAGCCCTGTCTCCGAGGGGGCCTCCGACGAGGTACGAAACAGTTTACAAATGAGCTTCTTCGAAGAAGGAAACGGAATTGACTTAAACGGCACGAATCGTAGCGCAGCAAGGACAAAGACCTAG